A portion of the Punica granatum isolate Tunisia-2019 chromosome 7, ASM765513v2, whole genome shotgun sequence genome contains these proteins:
- the LOC116215482 gene encoding Werner Syndrome-like exonuclease isoform X1 — protein sequence METPNNPVVSGSTATSSGLTGGVSIAIPGWDEPLTEEELEAIDASVEAASAGRAPNHKKRRPPEAEDSRIETPRRRLPRSSSLSPCQVNEVMRYPSMAFGGRILYSRTTVEVEKSAAELLKKINALKRLTDQVTIGFDIEWRPTFRRGAPLRKAAVMQICCNTDDCYVMHIVHSNIPQSLKLILEDRAVIKVGVGIVNDAVKVQKDYNVSVQACEDLSWLANEKLHHDQRNWSLAHLTEILVSKQLPKPRNIRLGNWEALFLSREQLHYAATDAFASWHLYKVLKSLPDLETNNSEIDNKKEAATSVLL from the exons ATGGAAACCCCAAACAATCCAGTCGTCAGTGGCTCCACCGCCACTTCTTCCGGCTTAACCGGCGGAGTCTCAATCGCCATCCCAGGTTGGGACGAGCCCCTCACCGAGGAAGAACTCGAGGCCATCGATGCCTCAGTTGAAGCAGCATCCGCAGGTAGAGCCCCTAATCATAAGAAGCGACGCCCTCCGGAGGCGGAAGATAGCCGGATCGAAACTCCCCGGCGGCGGTTGCCCCGTTCGTCTTCTTTATCGCCCTGTCAAG TGAATGAGGTAATGAGGTACCCCAGCATGGCTTTTGGAGGTCGAATTTTGTATAGCAGAACCACTGTCGAGGTGGAGAAATCAGCAGCagagcttttaaagaaaatcaatGCATTGAAGAGGTTAACGGATCAAGTTACAATTGGTTTTGACATTGAGTGGAGACCAACATTCAGAAGAG GTGCACCCCTTCGAAAAGCTGCAGTTATGCAGATTTGCTGCAACACAGATGACTGCTATGTGATGCATATTGTTCATTCTAATATCCCTCAGAGTCTGAAGCTTATATTAGAAGACCGTGCAGTTATTAAG GTTGGAGTTGGCATAGTTAATGATGCTGTAAAGGTGCAGAAAGATTATAATGTATCTGTACAAGCCTGTGAAGATCTGTCCTGGCTCGCTAACGAAAAGCTCCATCATGATCAGCGAAATTGGAGTCTTGCACATCTAACTGAGATTCTTGTATCTAAACAG CTTCCAAAGCCCAGAAACATCAGGTTAGGAAATTGGGAGGCCTTGTTTTTATCAAGAGAACAGCTTCATTATGCTGCTACGGATGCTTTTGCTTCCTGGCATCTATATAAG GTTTTGAAGAGCTTGCCAGATTTGGAAACAAATAATTCTGAGATTGATAACAAGAAGGAAGCAGCAACAAGTGTCTTGCTCTAA
- the LOC116215482 gene encoding Werner Syndrome-like exonuclease isoform X2, which yields METPNNPVVSGSTATSSGLTGGVSIAIPGWDEPLTEEELEAIDASVEAASAGRAPNHKKRRPPEAEDSRIETPRRRLPRSSSLSPCQVNEVMRYPSMAFGGRILYSRTTVEVEKSAAELLKKINALKRLTDQVTIGFDIEWRPTFRRGAPLRKAAVMQICCNTDDCYVMHIVHSNIPQSLKLILEDRAVIKVGVGIVNDAVKVQKDYNVSVQACEDLSWLANEKLHHDQRNWSLAHLTEILVSKQVLKSLPDLETNNSEIDNKKEAATSVLL from the exons ATGGAAACCCCAAACAATCCAGTCGTCAGTGGCTCCACCGCCACTTCTTCCGGCTTAACCGGCGGAGTCTCAATCGCCATCCCAGGTTGGGACGAGCCCCTCACCGAGGAAGAACTCGAGGCCATCGATGCCTCAGTTGAAGCAGCATCCGCAGGTAGAGCCCCTAATCATAAGAAGCGACGCCCTCCGGAGGCGGAAGATAGCCGGATCGAAACTCCCCGGCGGCGGTTGCCCCGTTCGTCTTCTTTATCGCCCTGTCAAG TGAATGAGGTAATGAGGTACCCCAGCATGGCTTTTGGAGGTCGAATTTTGTATAGCAGAACCACTGTCGAGGTGGAGAAATCAGCAGCagagcttttaaagaaaatcaatGCATTGAAGAGGTTAACGGATCAAGTTACAATTGGTTTTGACATTGAGTGGAGACCAACATTCAGAAGAG GTGCACCCCTTCGAAAAGCTGCAGTTATGCAGATTTGCTGCAACACAGATGACTGCTATGTGATGCATATTGTTCATTCTAATATCCCTCAGAGTCTGAAGCTTATATTAGAAGACCGTGCAGTTATTAAG GTTGGAGTTGGCATAGTTAATGATGCTGTAAAGGTGCAGAAAGATTATAATGTATCTGTACAAGCCTGTGAAGATCTGTCCTGGCTCGCTAACGAAAAGCTCCATCATGATCAGCGAAATTGGAGTCTTGCACATCTAACTGAGATTCTTGTATCTAAACAG GTTTTGAAGAGCTTGCCAGATTTGGAAACAAATAATTCTGAGATTGATAACAAGAAGGAAGCAGCAACAAGTGTCTTGCTCTAA
- the LOC116215482 gene encoding Werner Syndrome-like exonuclease isoform X3 yields METPNNPVVSGSTATSSGLTGGVSIAIPGWDEPLTEEELEAIDASVEAASAGRAPNHKKRRPPEAEDSRIETPRRRLPRSSSLSPCQVNEVMRYPSMAFGGRILYSRTTVEVEKSAAELLKKINALKRLTDQVTIGFDIEWRPTFRRGAPLRKAAVMQICCNTDDCYVMHIVHSNIPQSLKLILEDRAVIKVGVGIVNDAVKVQKDYNVSVQACEDLSWLANEKLHHDQRNWSLAHLTEILVSKQFSHSTLKVQVYLRQ; encoded by the exons ATGGAAACCCCAAACAATCCAGTCGTCAGTGGCTCCACCGCCACTTCTTCCGGCTTAACCGGCGGAGTCTCAATCGCCATCCCAGGTTGGGACGAGCCCCTCACCGAGGAAGAACTCGAGGCCATCGATGCCTCAGTTGAAGCAGCATCCGCAGGTAGAGCCCCTAATCATAAGAAGCGACGCCCTCCGGAGGCGGAAGATAGCCGGATCGAAACTCCCCGGCGGCGGTTGCCCCGTTCGTCTTCTTTATCGCCCTGTCAAG TGAATGAGGTAATGAGGTACCCCAGCATGGCTTTTGGAGGTCGAATTTTGTATAGCAGAACCACTGTCGAGGTGGAGAAATCAGCAGCagagcttttaaagaaaatcaatGCATTGAAGAGGTTAACGGATCAAGTTACAATTGGTTTTGACATTGAGTGGAGACCAACATTCAGAAGAG GTGCACCCCTTCGAAAAGCTGCAGTTATGCAGATTTGCTGCAACACAGATGACTGCTATGTGATGCATATTGTTCATTCTAATATCCCTCAGAGTCTGAAGCTTATATTAGAAGACCGTGCAGTTATTAAG GTTGGAGTTGGCATAGTTAATGATGCTGTAAAGGTGCAGAAAGATTATAATGTATCTGTACAAGCCTGTGAAGATCTGTCCTGGCTCGCTAACGAAAAGCTCCATCATGATCAGCGAAATTGGAGTCTTGCACATCTAACTGAGATTCTTGTATCTAAACAG TTTAGCCACTCTACTTTAAAGGTCCAAGTGTACCTCAGACAATAG